The genomic stretch CCGCCTCTTCCAGCGTCCTGAGGCAGTTGCTGTTCAACCGGTTCTGCCGGTCTATCAGGTCCGTGAACATCCGTGCGCGTCTGACGGTGGCGGACACCTTCTGGACATAGTCCAGGGCGGTCTGGAGCCTGTTCACCTGTTCCACCGTCTGCTTCACCGTACTGGCCGTATTGGCGGCATTGATGATTCCCTGTGCCGTATTGCCGGGGTCGGTGACCACCCACTGGGCTCCCGCCGTCACGCAATGCAGCGACATTCCTGTAAAAAAGAAAAAAATTGAAAGCAATCTCATGATATTCCTCCTTTGTTCTGATTCCTATTTTGTTACAAGTCCCAAATTCCGTCTGATTGTCCGTGTACGGGAGATGGTCTGACGGATGGCGGACAGTCCCGCCTCCTGCTCCCTCAGCTTTTCCAGACACTTCCTCAGATGCTTTATCCGTCCGCTGTCGTTCATTTTCAGGTCACTGCCGAGTATGTCCATGGTCAGGGAGATGATGGCGGCGTTGTTCGCCACCACGTCCTGCACGGCCGAAGTGATGCCCGGCAGCCCCTTCATGTCCATCTTCTCCGCCTCTTCCAGCGTCCTGAGGCAGTTGCTGTTCAACCGGTTCTGCCGGTCTATCAGGTCCGTGAACATCCGTGCGCGTCTGACGGTGGCGGACACCTTCTGGACATAGTCCAGGGCGGTCTGGAGCCTGTTCACCGATTCCGTCACCTGTTTCACCGTTGCTGCGGTATTTCCCGCGGTCAGTGTGCTCTGGGCGGTGTTGAGAGGGTCGGTAATCGCCGCCTGTGCGGCAGCCTTCAAGGTCATTCCGCCGCACAGGAGCAGAAGCAGAAGCGGCCTGTATCCCTTTAATCCTTTTTCCATACGGTCTCCTTTCATTTCCTGTCCTTTGACGGGTGTCTCTCCATGTATCTGCCTATCGCTTCCTCCATCGGCATGGTCCTGGAATAGCCGTCAATCTCAGCCCATGTCTCCCCGTCGGTCTGGAAGGCGAGGAACTTCTCCCGGCTCAGTTCGTTGCGCACCACCACCGCATACCTCCCCTGGCCGCCGGTGAAGCGGATGAAGCACTCGGAATGCGGACGCTCCCCGGAAAAGTCGTTGCGGATGGACCGCATCATGTTGCACTGGGCGGGGTCGCCCCCCATCTCGAACCTTTTCTCCACGGCCCTGTATACCACATCCGTTGTGGGAAGGATGTACAGCAGCTGGGTATTGGTGATCATGCCTTTGGTAAATTCGTCATCGGGAAGCTGGTCGGGACTCTGGACGATGGTCATCACCGCACCGTTCTCCTTGCGTATCTTCTGGTAGCAGAAGGCGACTGCGGAATGTATGCTGATATCCTCGCCTCTGGACTTCATCTGCGCCGTTTCGGCATACTCGTCAAAAATGATCATTCCCCTTCTGGTCCGGTCGGAAAGGATCTTGTCATGAATCACGTCGAAGATCAGGGCCATGACCAGGTCGGAGAGGAACTTGTCCTGTTTGATCTGCGTCAGCTCGAACACGACCAGCCGCCTGTTCCCGAAATCGGGCACTCCTTCGGTCCTGCATACATTGGCATACCGTTCACCGGGAAGGAACTCGCTGCATATGAGGCGGAAGGAGGACAGGTCAAAATAATTGGGGTCTACGTCCTTCCGCCGGCAAATATCCTCATAATGCTCCGTCACGTGGCGGTAGAAAGAGGGAAAGGAATGGGGTGGCAGGCAGGTGGCGTAATAATCCTGGATGAATTTTGTGAGGGCTACGGACTGCTCCTCCTCGTCCTTCCCGAACATGCGGCGCCAGAAACGCTGCACGATACCCGATAGCACCTCTATCTTGTTGTTGTCAAGGGAACAGCCCTCCAGATCGAAGGGATTCAGACCCAGCGGTGTCTCCCCGTCATAGTCCACATGCAGCGAGATTTCAGGATAAAGCTTGCAGAGCTGTCCGAAAGAGTACCCGAACTCCACCACCACCACGATATAGCCCTGCTCGATGAGCTGCTGCACGATATTCAGTGTCAGCACGGACTTGCCGCCGCCGGTGGATGCCACCACGATGCCGTTGCGGGCCGGTATGCGTTTTTTCTTCGCGTCCCAGATATCCTTTTTCAAAGGTATCTGATAAATACGGTCATTGAAATACACCCCTTCCTCATCCGGGGTGAATGTCGTGTAGTTGATGAACAGACAGAGCGCGAGGGAAAGCGGGGTCAGGAACAGGAAGCCGCTGTCAAGCCCTTTCTCCTGTCCGGGAACCGAAGCCAGGTATATGTTGGCCAGATGCTCGTAGGACGGTATATAGAATTTGAAGTCCGAGACGGTCAGGTATTCCCGCAGTTTCTTCTCGGCCCGGTCCAGCAGTTCCGGGCTGTCATCCCATATCATGACGGAAAAATTGGCACGGCAGAGGAGCTGCCTCTCCTCCATGATCTCCTTCTGCATGTTCTCGAGCTCGTCCGCCTTCGGCTCCAGCATGGCCCTGTCCCATCCCTTGTTGGTGCGGTAGACCGCCACACGGCGGGAGAACTCTTCATAAAGTTTCTCCGAGCCCTCGAAATAGAGGATCTGGTTGACCGCATGGTTGCAGTGCAGGTGCACGCCCAGGCCTTCCAGTTCCGCCATGTACAGGCTGCATCCGGACACGGGCAGTGTGGTGTCCTCCACATCGCTTCTGACGGTGCGGTCAGGCAGATAGTCACCGTCACAGACGGTATAGCAACGCGCTTTCTCCCGGTCGACGGTGATCTCTCCGGAGAAATGGATGTCACGGTCGCAGTCAGCCCGGGGGAAGAAGTTGATGTACCGGATGACATACTCCCTCAGGCTGGCGGCGGCCATCCTTTCCAGACGGGTGTCCCTGATACTGTTTATCACACCAATGGCGGAGTTCACCCCCTCCAGAAATTCGGTGAGTTTCTCCCGGTCGGACACATGCAGCCTCTCCCGGTAGGAGAACGGGTTGGCATTGTACGAGGCTGCCAGGGAGGACAGGCCGGACAGGGTGAATATCAGAAGACAGTCATGTTCCAGATACTCACGGCCGGAGAAATGCCTCTGTTCCGCCTTGTCGATGAAGCTGTCCCCTTCCAGCTCATGAACGTACTCCCTTTTAAGGAACACGTCCTGCTTGTGCACGAAGCTGCCGGAGGGCAGGTGTTTGAACGCCTGGTAGAGACGCGCGTTGCGCTCCTCCAGGTCGGTACGGTGCAGGCTGTAACATTCCGGATTGTACATGCGGAACGCTACAGACACGCAGCCGTTTCTGGTAAGGATGACACCGTATTCGTCATTGATGACATCCAGTATGGAATATCCTTCGTTTGCCATTTTCTTATTGTTTGTTTATTTTTTATCCATTCGGTTGTTATTTGTATCTTTGCACAGGAATCAAACACTATTATTGTCTAACTTGATCTGTCTTATGATATGTTAAATGAATTGGGAGATATCTACCAAAAAATGGAAAGGGGCATACGGTATACTATTGTTTCCCTTGCCGCCTGCACTATTATTGTGTATCCGTTTTTGTTTATGTATATATCATCTTTCAGTAGCTATACTTTTGTCGTACAACTGATGTTGGCTACGGGAACTGCCGGAGCATATCTCAGTTTAACCACTCTTGTTTCCTGTCCGGTACAACCACCTCCATATGCTGTATTCGTTCCGATTCCTGTTCTCGCTTTTGGGGAGTTGATTTACCTTTATCTGATCGAAAGTAAAGGAATACAGATTTCTTTGGCCTGTTATTGGACAAGGTTTCTTGTGCTATATTCAAGTGTTGCCTACTTTAGTATTCTTCTCCTGTTTGCAAAGATTTGTTTGGGTAAGATTACATTGGGGGGCAAACACTGTTGGCAGCTCCTTAAAAAAAAAGTTGAATCATGCAGACGATGAGTCGTTCCTTTCTTTAGAGGGATCATTGATTTTTTTTTCGGTATCATTGCCACTCTTGCCATACTTTTTTAAGAACTCCATGTTCCCATGTATGGCAATTCTTATCAAAACATGCAGTGTCAGCATCCCCATGATAATGATGCATATATAATCAATTGGCATTCCGATTGTTTGTTCCAGCCAGTTTCTAACACTTTCCATACTGTCAATAGTTTATCTGTTTTTTCATTAAAGCATTTCTCACATCACGGTTTGTAACCGTCTTCTCCCAATGCGGCGGCCTGTACTTCTTCCTTGAGGCATTCTTATAGAACTTCCTTGCCAACAACAGACCACATCCGACAAGCAATACGAATATGAAAAGCATTTCACCGCCTGTCGTACCGTCCTCCAGCCAGCTCTTGACGTTCAGCAGGAGCACGGCCACGGCGAATCCGCCGTAACCGAGCAACAGATAGAAGTCGCGTACCAGCAGCCCGTGTATCTTGCACGGGTTCTCGATCCCTTTGCGCACCTTGTACTCCATGGCGGTCAGATTGAGAAGCTGACACCGGCTATCTTGCCCACGCAGAAGCTGATGACGGTCACCGCGATAAGGACATAGCCGACCATGTAGGCGACGTTCATCCATCCCTGTTTCTTGTTGCCCTCGCTGTTCTCGTCATTGATGAGTCTCCAGTTCTTTCCTATGCCTACGGCAAGCGCCATGACCATCACACCGAGGAAAACCGGCAGTGCGATGTCGTTCAGGACGGTGTTGATGTCACTTTTGATGGATTGTGCCCCTGCCGGAAGAACCGCCGCCAGCAGGACGGATAAAGTATAAATTTTCTTTTTCATTGCCTTTCTTGTTCTTTTTCAGTTATTGTTCCTTCATAATTGCCTCCGGGCTGCCAGCCGGTGATGGTGATGTCCTCTATCTCCACCCCGTTTCCGGCGGTTTTCAAAGTGTAGACATATTCCTTTCCGGATCGGAATGCCGCCGCCGGCATGACGAAGTCGTATGGATGTCCGCCGGCCACCAGCGCCACGTGCATGGCCGGACTGTCACCGGGATAGAGCAGCAGGCTTCCTGTCCCGGAGGATATTGTGCCTTTTTCCGGTTTTATCTCCAGTGAGCCCGTCAGAAGACTGTACGAAGCGGAGTAGCTGTAATCCGCCACTCTGACCGCGGTGACGGCGGCGGGCATTCTGAAAGTCACCTTCGAAAGAAGATGATACAGGGTGATGGAGGCGGAGGGTGCGTTCCCGGACACCATGGTCCTTTCCGAATACAGATAGTCTGTCTGGCTCCTTGCGTCCAGGCCCATCTTTCCGCCGCTGAAGGACGGGTTGTAAGGATAATACGCATATATGCCTTTATCCCCGTCCGACAGGGAAATCTCCGCGAATGTCCATTTCCCGGACCGGTTGAGGACTCGGATGTTGTCCGGATACAGGTTTCCCGCCGTATCCGTTACAAACATGCCGAACTCGCTGACGGACATTTCCTGCCCGTCATCACCACGTGCCGTGCAGGAGCTGATGGACATGACGGCGTCCTGCTCCGGACTGTCGTTAGGGCCGGAGCAGCCGCTGAGGGCTGCAACCGGCATTACAAACGTCAGACAAATAATGAGATGATTGAATGGTTTATCCATATTTATAGTTTTTAGTTTATGTCCACCGATACCTTTCTGTCCTGGTATACAGTGATTGACAGTTTCCTTCCGCTTTCGTTCTGGGTCAGCGTAATCGTGCCGCTACGGTCGGAAGTTGTCGGGTTTTCACTGACGGTTGCCGAGTTTGTGCCGGCACTGATCCAGGACACGTTGGCGGAAGCCGACCAGCCGATATTGCTGCGGGAGGTTTCGCTGCCGTTGGTGTATGTGATCTTCTGTGAGGTGACACTGTAGGTGACGGTTCCCCCGGTGGAGACGACGTCATCACCGCTGACGGCTCTGAGCGTGAATATGTACCCGTAGGTGATTACATCGGCGGGCTTTCCATCCTGATGGATTGTCACATGGCCTGATTTTCCTCCGTAACTTGCCGTATAGGTACAA from Phocaeicola dorei encodes the following:
- a CDS encoding conjugal transfer protein, with protein sequence MANEGYSILDVINDEYGVILTRNGCVSVAFRMYNPECYSLHRTDLEERNARLYQAFKHLPSGSFVHKQDVFLKREYVHELEGDSFIDKAEQRHFSGREYLEHDCLLIFTLSGLSSLAASYNANPFSYRERLHVSDREKLTEFLEGVNSAIGVINSIRDTRLERMAAASLREYVIRYINFFPRADCDRDIHFSGEITVDREKARCYTVCDGDYLPDRTVRSDVEDTTLPVSGCSLYMAELEGLGVHLHCNHAVNQILYFEGSEKLYEEFSRRVAVYRTNKGWDRAMLEPKADELENMQKEIMEERQLLCRANFSVMIWDDSPELLDRAEKKLREYLTVSDFKFYIPSYEHLANIYLASVPGQEKGLDSGFLFLTPLSLALCLFINYTTFTPDEEGVYFNDRIYQIPLKKDIWDAKKKRIPARNGIVVASTGGGKSVLTLNIVQQLIEQGYIVVVVEFGYSFGQLCKLYPEISLHVDYDGETPLGLNPFDLEGCSLDNNKIEVLSGIVQRFWRRMFGKDEEEQSVALTKFIQDYYATCLPPHSFPSFYRHVTEHYEDICRRKDVDPNYFDLSSFRLICSEFLPGERYANVCRTEGVPDFGNRRLVVFELTQIKQDKFLSDLVMALIFDVIHDKILSDRTRRGMIIFDEYAETAQMKSRGEDISIHSAVAFCYQKIRKENGAVMTIVQSPDQLPDDEFTKGMITNTQLLYILPTTDVVYRAVEKRFEMGGDPAQCNMMRSIRNDFSGERPHSECFIRFTGGQGRYAVVVRNELSREKFLAFQTDGETWAEIDGYSRTMPMEEAIGRYMERHPSKDRK
- a CDS encoding fimbrillin family protein; its protein translation is MDKPFNHLIICLTFVMPVAALSGCSGPNDSPEQDAVMSISSCTARGDDGQEMSVSEFGMFVTDTAGNLYPDNIRVLNRSGKWTFAEISLSDGDKGIYAYYPYNPSFSGGKMGLDARSQTDYLYSERTMVSGNAPSASITLYHLLSKVTFRMPAAVTAVRVADYSYSASYSLLTGSLEIKPEKGTISSGTGSLLLYPGDSPAMHVALVAGGHPYDFVMPAAAFRSGKEYVYTLKTAGNGVEIEDITITGWQPGGNYEGTITEKEQERQ
- a CDS encoding DUF4141 domain-containing protein, which produces MRLLSIFFFFTGMSLHCVTAGAQWVVTDPGNTAQGIINAANTASTVKQTVEQVNRLQTALDYVQKVSATVRRARMFTDLIDRQNRLNSNCLRTLEEAEKMDMKGLPGITSAVQDVVANNAAIISLTGDILSSDLKMNDSERMEQLDGCLQEVRRQEASLGTIRQIMSHTRTIRRNLGLVTE